One genomic window of Pseudomonadales bacterium includes the following:
- a CDS encoding SDR family oxidoreductase, with the protein MYNTDQLFSMKDKVVLVTGAASGMGERFAHVLAGAGARVVCAARRLDKVSKVASDIVASGGDAIAFKLDITQTDNIKPVFDEIEKNYGLVDVLVNCAGQLIFQPFPDINDDDWNNLVNVNLTGSMRMSREFSQRLIAAEKPGCIVNISSVTGMQTMKNVPCYGSVKAAMNQLTRQIAVDLFDKGIRCNAIAPGYFKTEMSDPFLDTEEAKAMEQTLPIKRIGKLEELDGVLLLLASDASSYINGAIIPVDSGQNIQLA; encoded by the coding sequence ATGTATAACACCGATCAATTATTTTCGATGAAAGACAAAGTCGTTTTGGTGACCGGCGCGGCTTCTGGCATGGGCGAGCGATTCGCCCACGTTCTCGCTGGCGCAGGCGCACGGGTTGTCTGCGCGGCTCGCCGACTGGACAAAGTCAGCAAGGTCGCTAGTGATATAGTCGCATCTGGCGGCGACGCCATCGCTTTCAAACTCGATATCACCCAAACCGACAACATTAAACCGGTGTTTGATGAAATCGAAAAAAACTACGGCCTGGTCGACGTATTGGTCAACTGCGCGGGCCAGCTGATTTTCCAACCGTTCCCGGACATTAATGATGACGATTGGAACAACCTGGTTAATGTCAACCTTACCGGTAGCATGCGTATGTCTCGCGAGTTTTCTCAACGATTAATCGCGGCAGAAAAGCCTGGCTGTATTGTGAACATCAGTTCGGTAACAGGCATGCAAACCATGAAAAATGTGCCCTGCTACGGCAGCGTGAAAGCCGCCATGAATCAGCTCACCCGGCAAATAGCGGTTGATTTATTCGACAAGGGAATTCGCTGCAATGCCATTGCACCCGGCTACTTTAAAACAGAAATGTCCGATCCATTCCTCGACACAGAAGAAGCCAAGGCTATGGAACAGACGTTGCCAATCAAACGCATCGGTAAACTGGAAGAGCTCGACGGTGTACTGCTGCTACTCGCCAGTGACGCATCATCCTACATTAACGGCGCGATTATTCCCGTGGACTCCGGTCAGAATATTCAACTTGCCTGA
- a CDS encoding MarR family transcriptional regulator, protein MKAELIDGTLPAQSGGIKTEFHLLVHSVSRLQRTLFDRCFKALNVTRAQWWVLKILASTQNTLNQTELADLLATGKGGVGKLIAKMEAAKLLSRATNSNDQRAQHIAMLPAGRKVLESSINIESDLATKICQDIDRPLLDTASEVLRTAKLNIYRKNIGSEKTRAPNNLIKKIESVEGQTEPNWVGFQVHDVSRMRQRIVDRLLQPIGLTRSQWRVLSFLTERDGMTQTSLANELDLSRSALGTLIIKLEGNQLVVRLPDPEDSRRNRVILTKAGNSLVRSIRSTTAQAEDFVLSGIDEEDIKTTIDVLKKMKSNISEMLDSTA, encoded by the coding sequence ATGAAAGCAGAGTTAATTGATGGCACCCTTCCCGCGCAGTCGGGCGGCATAAAAACAGAATTTCATTTACTTGTGCACAGCGTTTCGCGTCTGCAACGGACACTTTTTGACCGTTGTTTTAAGGCCCTTAATGTAACCCGCGCACAATGGTGGGTATTGAAGATATTAGCGTCAACCCAAAACACACTTAATCAGACTGAGCTGGCCGATCTGCTGGCAACAGGAAAAGGTGGTGTTGGCAAGCTCATCGCCAAAATGGAAGCCGCCAAACTGCTATCCCGTGCCACCAATTCCAATGACCAGCGAGCGCAACATATCGCAATGCTTCCGGCAGGTAGAAAAGTGCTGGAAAGCTCTATCAATATTGAAAGCGATCTCGCCACTAAAATTTGCCAGGATATCGATAGGCCCCTTCTCGATACCGCTAGCGAGGTGCTAAGAACGGCCAAGCTGAATATCTACCGCAAGAATATTGGCTCTGAGAAAACAAGGGCGCCCAACAACCTGATCAAAAAAATCGAATCGGTCGAAGGCCAAACCGAACCCAACTGGGTGGGCTTTCAAGTACACGATGTATCGAGAATGCGGCAACGTATTGTTGACCGCCTGCTGCAACCCATCGGCCTTACCCGTTCGCAGTGGCGCGTGCTCAGTTTTTTAACCGAGCGGGATGGTATGACACAAACCTCTCTTGCCAATGAGCTGGATTTAAGTCGCTCGGCACTAGGTACATTAATTATCAAACTGGAAGGAAATCAGTTGGTAGTTAGACTGCCTGACCCGGAAGACTCACGTCGCAACCGGGTAATTCTCACCAAGGCTGGTAACAGCCTGGTCCGCTCAATCCGATCTACAACCGCACAAGCAGAAGATTTCGTCCTGTCTGGCATCGACGAAGAAGATATTAAAACGACTATCGATGTCCTCAAAAAAATGAAATCAAACATTTCAGAGATGCTCGACTCAACGGCCTGA